A segment of the Zavarzinia compransoris genome:
TAGAAGGTGCGGCGGCCGAAGACGTGCGACGAGCCTTCCTTCAGCTTCGAATCGACCACCCAGGCGCGGTGCAGCTCGTAGCGGCCGTAGTCCGGGTTCAGGGTCGAGGGGGTCAGCAGGTCCTTGTACTTCGCGTCGACCGCGTAGTTGTTGTAACCCATGTAGATTTCGCGCTTCGGCAGCAGCTCGAAATTGTAACGGTCGGTGGCGCCGTTATACATGTCGAACTGGTCGGTGGTCGCGAGACCGTCGGTGTTATAGAGCGGGTTGTCGTAGGCCAGTTCCGGGGCGCGCAGGATGCGGCGGGTGCCGGGGTTGTAGGCCCAGGCCTGGCGGGGCATTTCCTTGGCGTTGATGGTGTCGTGCACCAGGATCACGCTGCCGGCGAGGCGGGCCGGCGAGGTCGTGATGTTGATGTAGGAAATGCCGATGTTCTTCAGCTGCTTGATATCGCTGACGTCACCGACGGTGGCGAGACCCGGGCCGTTATAGTGGAAGATGCCGAAGTCTTCGTTCTTGAACAGGGTGAAGGAGCCGTCGCGGTTGACCGCGGCCGAGGCGAAGTAGCGGCGGAACTTGAAGCCGCGATAGCGCAGGCGGTGGTTCCAGATCGCCTCGACGCCGTTCTGCGGGATCGGGAACGGATTGCCGAGCAGCGCGTCGTTCAGGCCGTTGTTGTCCTCGGTCAGGGTCGCGGTGGCGGCGTTCTTCTTGTTCGCCTCGTAGACCCGTTCCGGCAGCGCGCACGAGCGGCGGGTCTGGAACACGCGGAGTTTCGCGGTCGGATAGAGCTTGAGCACGGCGATGGAGCCGGCCGAGAGCTTGTCCTTGTACTGGTCGACGTTCTTGCCGTCGATGACGAATTTCACCTGGTCGCCCGGGAACGGATCGACATATTTGCCGCCGGGGGTATAGCCCGCGGGCGGCTTGGTCAGGCCGCCGTCCCAGGCCGGGATGCTGCCGTCGGCGTTGCCCGCCTTGATGGCGCCCATCGGCGTCAGGTCCTTGCCGAGACGATCGGCTTCCGACTGCGGCACCTTGGCGAAGGCCGGGGCGCCGGCGAGGCCCGCCAGCATCAGGCCGGCAAGGGCGGCCGAAACGAGTCTCATTCTTGTCTCCTCCATGAAAGCTGCCCGTTGGCGCTTTTTTTAGAACTGGTAGTTAAGCGTTACGCCAACAAAGTCACGATCGACGTAAGGGTTGCGCGACCCGGCCGTGCCGCCGCCGCCGCCCCAACTCTTGAAGTAGTTCACGATGACCGAGGTATTGCCCAGATACTCGGCCTTGACCTGGAAATTGACCGAGTGAACGCTTTTGGTGAAACCGGGGTGCGGCTGCGGCGTGGTGCCGAACAGGCCGGACGAGAAGCCGATGGCGGGCGTAAGCGTGACGCCGGTCAGGATGTCCGGGTAGTCCCAGAAGATCAAGCCCTGCACGCCGCCCGACCAGCGGGTGGGCGCCTTGCCGGTTTCGGGGAAATAGAAGCCGTCGATGCCGTAGGGCGGCAGGTCCGTCGCCATCAGCGGCGGCACCACGGCCAGGCCGGCGACGGTCAGCGGCTGGGTGCCGAAGCCGGTATAGGTGAACTGGCCGGCCGAGGCGTATTTCCGCCCGTCCTCGAGATCGAAATACATGGCGCCGAATTCGACCAGCGCGGTAACGCCCGAGGCGCCCAGCAGTTCGGTCAGCGTATCGGTCGACGCGAACAGCTTCATGAAGCGCAGCGACGCCAGCCACATGTCGTGCTTCTTATCGAGATAGACGGTCTCGCTGCCGGGGCCGGTCGGGCGCGGCGTCTCGCGGCCCGGGACATTGACATAGGGGGCGATACCCGGGTTGGTCGAGGGCAGGCCGAGCGCGGTGATCGGCGCATCGGTCACCGGGTCGATCGGCACGCCGCCGGCGGCATTATAAGTCGTCACCAGGAAGTCGGTCTCGGAGACGAAGACCGGCACATTGTGCTTGTAGGAAATCTCGAAGTTGATGGCGAGACCGGTCCATTCCTCCAGCGTGTTGAAGGCGAAGCCGATCATCTCGATGCCGGAGGGGTAGTATTTGTGGATGCTCGAATTCTCGATGTTGTCGAACACCGCCGAGCGCGGGAAGGTGCCGTAGGCACCGCCCTCGCCGTTGCCGACGAGGCCGTTCACCACCGGCTGGGCCAGGGGATTGACCAGG
Coding sequences within it:
- a CDS encoding DUF1329 domain-containing protein, translated to MRLVSAALAGLMLAGLAGAPAFAKVPQSEADRLGKDLTPMGAIKAGNADGSIPAWDGGLTKPPAGYTPGGKYVDPFPGDQVKFVIDGKNVDQYKDKLSAGSIAVLKLYPTAKLRVFQTRRSCALPERVYEANKKNAATATLTEDNNGLNDALLGNPFPIPQNGVEAIWNHRLRYRGFKFRRYFASAAVNRDGSFTLFKNEDFGIFHYNGPGLATVGDVSDIKQLKNIGISYINITTSPARLAGSVILVHDTINAKEMPRQAWAYNPGTRRILRAPELAYDNPLYNTDGLATTDQFDMYNGATDRYNFELLPKREIYMGYNNYAVDAKYKDLLTPSTLNPDYGRYELHRAWVVDSKLKEGSSHVFGRRTFYLDEDSWNIAQVDIYDKRGELYRVQEGPISNAYELPLCSSALEVTYDLQSGRYIVFALKNEEKQFNLNATDVDPNQFTPDAVRRLGTR